A DNA window from Ranitomeya imitator isolate aRanImi1 chromosome 2, aRanImi1.pri, whole genome shotgun sequence contains the following coding sequences:
- the HDAC6 gene encoding histone deacetylase 6 isoform X1: protein MSTGCVPAVRGAAGDTVHQSGPQAADFPPDPSPRSVLQVPRAVTSCPWLLHDEETMSSPRDQAAPRGRGTVGSPGRSSSKKPGKKGQPSPTGGPGLQEVKKRGYRMRKTPERQLCHQLDGLHLGTESPAVGSGLVYDDRMTQFFCLWDDTFPECPARLLAVKEKLVEYGLLERCTSVPAREALEEELLLVHSKEYVELMKSTQKMTEEELRALSDKYDSVYLHPLYFSASCVAAGSVLQLVDKVVSREIRNGLAVVRPPGHHAFRDQMNGYCMFNQLAIAARYAQRQHGVKRVLIVDWDVHHGQGTQFIFEDDPSVLYFSIHRYENGEYWPHLAESSSTAVGKKRGEQYNINVPWNKTGMNDADFITAFLHLLLPVSYEFQPQLVLVAAGYDSVIGDPKGEMSATPACFAHLTHMLMCMAEGRLVLALEGGYNHRSLAEGACSSLKILLGDPCPLLRLPFTPCESALDSISGAISVHRKYWRCLQGQDLTLNLETGNNKVTTEDKSVAESEDLAVTLDAAMQEVMRKLPVSRTGLVYDEQMMEHYNMWDSGHPELPQRIARIFKRHKEMGLVDRCTRLPLRMATTKELQMCHSLPYIQKIEESSRMKPRDLHKACSEYNSIYINNRSYHSACLAAGSTFSVVEAVVKGEVQNGVCIVRPPGHHAEPGAACGFCFFNNVALAARYAQSLQSPSEPPLRVMILDWDIHHGNGIQHMFEDDPSVLYVSLHRYDDGTFFPRSEDAAFNRVGSGPGEGFNVNIPWNGGKMGDVEYLLAFHRIVMPIAYEFNPQLVLVSAGFDAARGDPLGGCRVSPEGYAHMTHLLMGLAGGKVVLVLEGGYNLTSISDSMSMCTRTLLGDTPPTISDLHAPRPAALLAISSVLGVHQKYWRTLRINAGPSVPSKAEVMPPRKDMEPGLSSPQRGSLGKQLVSTASPLKPDLEDFLQEQSPLMVGGGSPRGRTAVIQDADTRTKEVLGGDIVESMKVGPVSSPALQERRDEEDKNMEAGPDQSYDGDTLELVIELHLSDKTPEKQRSTPAAGGSVEDLLRNLHLGDVKSPDGDSSPAGGARKKTSIGRQSAGAQSAGKAPLADSAGGDRFPSYEADADPCPGFSGELFSVTPLPWCPHLESVRALPPGGLDVTEPCAVCGTQVENWVCLACYQVLCGRYVSQHMMTHGASSGHSMVLSFSDLSVWCYGCDAYIHNEVLIPAKQSAYHCKFGEEMPGA, encoded by the exons ATGAGTACCGGCTGTGTGCCCGCTGTACGGGGAGCGGCCGGGGACACGGTCCATCAGTCCGGCCCGCAGGCAGCTGACTTTCCTCCTGACCCGTCTCCGCGCTCTGTCCTGCAGGTCCCACGGGCTGTGACGTCGTGTCCTTGGCTTCTACATGACGAGGAGACCATGTCCTCTCCCCGAGACCAGGCGGCACCCCGAGGACGAGGCACAGTGGGCTCCCCCGGGCGCTCCAGCTCG AAGAAGCCTGGAAAGAAGGGGCAGCCGTCCCCCACCGGGGGTCCTGGTCTACAGGAGGTAAAGAAGAGGGGCTACCGCATGAGGAAGACCCCGGAGAGACAGCTCTGCCACCAGCTGGATGGACTG CACCTGGGTACAGAGTCTCCTGCAGTAGGATCGGGCCTGGTTTATGACGACCGAATGACTCAGTTCTTCTGTCTCTGGGATGATAC GTTTCCTGAGTGTCCTGCTCGTCTTTTGGCTGTGAAGGAGAAACTGGTGGAGTATGGGCTGTTGGAGCGCTGCACGTCGGTGCCG GCGCGGGAAGCATTGGAGGAGGAGCTCTTGCTGGTTCACAG CAAAGAATATGTAGAGTTAATGAAATCCACACAGAAaatgacagaggaagagctgcgagcTCTATCAGACAAATATGACTCGGTCTACCTGCACCCG CTGTATTTCTCCGCTTCCTGTGTGGCTGCCGGGTCAGTGCTGCAGTTAGTGGATAAGGTGGTGAGCCGGGAGATCCGTAACGGTTTGGCGGTGGTGCG TCCCCCCGGACACCACGCCTTCAGGGACCAGATGAACGGTTACTGCATGtttaaccagctggccattgctgcCAGATACGCTCAGCGCCAGCACGGGGTGAAGCG GGTCCTCATTGTGGACTGGGACGTTCATCATGGACAAGGCACGCAGTTTATATTTGAGGACGACCCcag TGTCCTTTATTTTTCTATCCATCGCTATGAAAATGGAGAATATTGGCCACATCTGGCGGAGTCTTCCAGCACTGCTGTGGGGAAGAAAAGGGGCGAGCAATATAACATAAATGTGCCGTGGAATAAG ACCGGAATGAATGACGCAGATTTCATCACAGCcttcctgcacctcctcctgcCCGTCTCCTACGAG ttcCAGCCTCAGCTTGTGTTGGTTGCAGCCGGATACGACTCCGTCATTGGAGATCCGAAG GGGGAGATGTCCGCCACCCCAGCATGCTTCGCACACCTCACCCACATGCTCATGTGTATGGCTGAAGGAAGACTTGTGCTCGCTCTGGAG GGTGGTTACAACCATCGTTCTCTGGCAGAAGGTGCCTGCTCCTCATTGAAGATTCTGCTCGGGGACCCGTGCCCACTCCTGCGTCTGCCTTTCACACCCTGCGAGAG TGCTCTGGACTCCATTTCTGGCGCCATCTCTGTCCACAGGAAGTACTGGCGGTGTCTGCAGGGTCAGG ATTTAACCTTAAACCTGGAGACTGGAAATAATAAAGTGACCACAGAGGATAAGAGTGTCGCGGAGTCAGAAGACCTGGCGGTGACGCTAGATGCTGCCATGCAGGAAGTGATGAGAAAGCTCCCGGTGTCGCGCACTGGGCTGGTGTACGACGAGCAGATGATGGAGCACTACAACATGTGGGACAG CGGTCACCCTGAGCTCCCGCAGAGAATTGCTCGGATATTCAAGCGGCACAAGGAGATGGGGCTGGTAGATCGCTGCACGCGGCTTCCACTTCGCATGGCTACTACTAAGGAGCTACAGATGTGCCATAG CCTCCCTTACATTCAGAAGATTGAGGAAAGCTCTCGAATGAAACCGAGGGACCTGCACAAGGCGTGCTCCGAGTACAACTCCATCTACATCAACAACAGGTCCTATCACAGCGCCTGCCTGGCTGCGGGCTCCACGTTCAGTGTGGTGGAGGCCGTAGTGAAGGGGGAG GTCCAAAATGGAGTTTGCATAGTCCGCCCTCCCGGGCACCATGCTGAGCCGGGCGCCGCATGTGGGTTTTGCTTCTTTAACAATGTTGCCTTGGCGGCACGATACGCCCAAAGTCTGCAGAGCCCTTCAGAGCCTCCGCTAAG GGTGATGATTCTGGACTGGGACATCCACCACGGGAACGGGATTCAGCACATGTTCGAGGACGACCCGAG CGTCCTGTACGTGTCGCTCCACCGCTACGATGACGGCACGTTCTTCCCGCGCTCTGAGGACGCCGCGTTCAACAGGGTCGGGAGCGGCCCAGGCGAAGGATTCAACGTGAACATCCCCTGGAATGGTGGAAAGATGGGCGACGTGGAGTACCTGCTGGCATTCCACAGGATTGTCATGCCCATCGCTTACGAG TTCAACCCACAACTAGTTTTGGTCTCTGCGGGATTTGATGCCGCCCGCGGAGACCCGCTCGGAGGCTGCCGCGTCAGTCCGGAGGGCTATGCCCACATGACGCATCTACTGATGGGCCTGGCTGGGGGCAAAGTGGTGCTAGTGCTTGAG GGTGGATACAACCTGACATCCATCTCTGACTCCATGTCCATGTGTACCCGAACGCTGCTGGGTGATACCCCTCCCACCATATCTGACCTGCACGCCCCACGTCCTGCCGCCCTACTTGCCATCTCCAGTGTGCTGGGGGTACATCAGAAGTATTGGCGTACCCTGCGGATAAATG CTGGACCTTCTGTGCCATCCAAGGCGGAGGTCATGCCACCACGTAAGGACATGGAGCCCGGACTATCGTCACCCCAGCGTGGCAGTCTTGGAAAGCAGCTTGTGTCCACAGCGTCTCCTTTGAAGCCGGATCTGGAGGACTTCCTACAAGAACAGTCGCCATTGATGGTCGGAGGTGGTTCACCAAGAGGCAGGACTGCTGTGATCCAGGATGCAGACACCAGGACAAAGGAGGTGCTCGGAGGGGACATTGTGGAGTCTATGAAGGTGGGTCCTGTCTCCAGTCCTGCTCTTCAGGAACGACGGGACGAGGAGGACAAGAACATGGAAGCAGGGCCTGATCAGTCCTATGATGGAGACACTCTGGAGCTGGTCATAGAGCTGCACTTATCCGACAAGACACCAGAGAAGCAGAGGTCCACGCCTGCAGCCGGGGGCTCAGTGGAGGATCTCTTAAGAAACTTGCATCTGGGAGATGTCAAGTCTCCTGATGGTGACAGCTCGCCGGCTGGAGGTGCGAGGAAGAAGACCTCAATAGGGAGACAGTCAGCAGGAGCACAG TCTGCAGGTAAGGCGCCGCTCGCTGACTCTGCCGGGGGAGACCGTTTCCCGTCCTATGAAGCAGACGCAGACCCGTGCCCCGGATTCTCT GGGGAGCTGTTCTCTGTGACACCCCTGCCTTGGTGTCCtcacctggagtcagtgcgtgcgctgccccctggtggactggacgtAACGGAGCCGTGCGCAGTGTGCGGCACACAGGTGGAGAACTGGGTCTGTCTCGCGTGTTACCAG GTCCTGTGCGGAAGGTACGTCTCGCAGCATATGATGACTCATGGAGCCTCGTCCGGCCACAGCATGGTGCTGAGCTTCTCCGACCTCTCTGTCTGGTGCTACGGCTGTGACGCCTACATCCACAATGAG GTTCTCATTCCAGCAAAGCAATCCGCCTACCACTGCAAGTTTGGGGAGGAAATGCCCGGAGCGTAA
- the HDAC6 gene encoding histone deacetylase 6 isoform X5, producing MSTGCVPAVRGAAGDTVHQSGPQAADFPPDPSPRSVLQVPRAVTSCPWLLHDEETMSSPRDQAAPRGRGTVGSPGRSSSKKPGKKGQPSPTGGPGLQEVKKRGYRMRKTPERQLCHQLDGLHLGTESPAVGSGLVYDDRMTQFFCLWDDTFPECPARLLAVKEKLVEYGLLERCTSVPAREALEEELLLVHSKEYVELMKSTQKMTEEELRALSDKYDSVYLHPLYFSASCVAAGSVLQLVDKVVSREIRNGLAVVRPPGHHAFRDQMNGYCMFNQLAIAARYAQRQHGVKRVLIVDWDVHHGQGTQFIFEDDPSVLYFSIHRYENGEYWPHLAESSSTAVGKKRGEQYNINVPWNKTGMNDADFITAFLHLLLPVSYEFQPQLVLVAAGYDSVIGDPKGEMSATPACFAHLTHMLMCMAEGRLVLALEGGYNHRSLAEGACSSLKILLGDPCPLLRLPFTPCESALDSISGAISVHRKYWRCLQGQDLTLNLETGNNKVTTEDKSVAESEDLAVTLDAAMQEVMRKLPVSRTGLVYDEQMMEHYNMWDSGHPELPQRIARIFKRHKEMGLVDRCTRLPLRMATTKELQMCHSLPYIQKIEESSRMKPRDLHKACSEYNSIYINNRSYHSACLAAGSTFSVVEAVVKGEVQNGVCIVRPPGHHAEPGAACGFCFFNNVALAARYAQSLQSPSEPPLRVMILDWDIHHGNGIQHMFEDDPSVLYVSLHRYDDGTFFPRSEDAAFNRVGSGPGEGFNVNIPWNGGKMGDVEYLLAFHRIVMPIAYEFNPQLVLVSAGFDAARGDPLGGCRVSPEGYAHMTHLLMGLAGGKVVLVLEGGYNLTSISDSMSMCTRTLLGDTPPTISDLHAPRPAALLAISSVLGVHQKYWRTLRINAGPSVPSKAEVMPPRKDMEPGLSSPQRGSLGKQLVSTASPLKPDLEDFLQEQSPLMVGGGSPRGRTAVIQDADTRTKEVLGGDIVESMKVGPVSSPALQERRDEEDKNMEAGPDQSYDGDTLELVIELHLSDKTPEKQRSTPAAGGSVEDLLRNLHLGDVKSPDGDSSPAGGARKKTSIGRQSAGAQVQSALVEVVGWPHSHLHCAPRYLESVDCIDLAMQCALIDQFPLSNGYPL from the exons ATGAGTACCGGCTGTGTGCCCGCTGTACGGGGAGCGGCCGGGGACACGGTCCATCAGTCCGGCCCGCAGGCAGCTGACTTTCCTCCTGACCCGTCTCCGCGCTCTGTCCTGCAGGTCCCACGGGCTGTGACGTCGTGTCCTTGGCTTCTACATGACGAGGAGACCATGTCCTCTCCCCGAGACCAGGCGGCACCCCGAGGACGAGGCACAGTGGGCTCCCCCGGGCGCTCCAGCTCG AAGAAGCCTGGAAAGAAGGGGCAGCCGTCCCCCACCGGGGGTCCTGGTCTACAGGAGGTAAAGAAGAGGGGCTACCGCATGAGGAAGACCCCGGAGAGACAGCTCTGCCACCAGCTGGATGGACTG CACCTGGGTACAGAGTCTCCTGCAGTAGGATCGGGCCTGGTTTATGACGACCGAATGACTCAGTTCTTCTGTCTCTGGGATGATAC GTTTCCTGAGTGTCCTGCTCGTCTTTTGGCTGTGAAGGAGAAACTGGTGGAGTATGGGCTGTTGGAGCGCTGCACGTCGGTGCCG GCGCGGGAAGCATTGGAGGAGGAGCTCTTGCTGGTTCACAG CAAAGAATATGTAGAGTTAATGAAATCCACACAGAAaatgacagaggaagagctgcgagcTCTATCAGACAAATATGACTCGGTCTACCTGCACCCG CTGTATTTCTCCGCTTCCTGTGTGGCTGCCGGGTCAGTGCTGCAGTTAGTGGATAAGGTGGTGAGCCGGGAGATCCGTAACGGTTTGGCGGTGGTGCG TCCCCCCGGACACCACGCCTTCAGGGACCAGATGAACGGTTACTGCATGtttaaccagctggccattgctgcCAGATACGCTCAGCGCCAGCACGGGGTGAAGCG GGTCCTCATTGTGGACTGGGACGTTCATCATGGACAAGGCACGCAGTTTATATTTGAGGACGACCCcag TGTCCTTTATTTTTCTATCCATCGCTATGAAAATGGAGAATATTGGCCACATCTGGCGGAGTCTTCCAGCACTGCTGTGGGGAAGAAAAGGGGCGAGCAATATAACATAAATGTGCCGTGGAATAAG ACCGGAATGAATGACGCAGATTTCATCACAGCcttcctgcacctcctcctgcCCGTCTCCTACGAG ttcCAGCCTCAGCTTGTGTTGGTTGCAGCCGGATACGACTCCGTCATTGGAGATCCGAAG GGGGAGATGTCCGCCACCCCAGCATGCTTCGCACACCTCACCCACATGCTCATGTGTATGGCTGAAGGAAGACTTGTGCTCGCTCTGGAG GGTGGTTACAACCATCGTTCTCTGGCAGAAGGTGCCTGCTCCTCATTGAAGATTCTGCTCGGGGACCCGTGCCCACTCCTGCGTCTGCCTTTCACACCCTGCGAGAG TGCTCTGGACTCCATTTCTGGCGCCATCTCTGTCCACAGGAAGTACTGGCGGTGTCTGCAGGGTCAGG ATTTAACCTTAAACCTGGAGACTGGAAATAATAAAGTGACCACAGAGGATAAGAGTGTCGCGGAGTCAGAAGACCTGGCGGTGACGCTAGATGCTGCCATGCAGGAAGTGATGAGAAAGCTCCCGGTGTCGCGCACTGGGCTGGTGTACGACGAGCAGATGATGGAGCACTACAACATGTGGGACAG CGGTCACCCTGAGCTCCCGCAGAGAATTGCTCGGATATTCAAGCGGCACAAGGAGATGGGGCTGGTAGATCGCTGCACGCGGCTTCCACTTCGCATGGCTACTACTAAGGAGCTACAGATGTGCCATAG CCTCCCTTACATTCAGAAGATTGAGGAAAGCTCTCGAATGAAACCGAGGGACCTGCACAAGGCGTGCTCCGAGTACAACTCCATCTACATCAACAACAGGTCCTATCACAGCGCCTGCCTGGCTGCGGGCTCCACGTTCAGTGTGGTGGAGGCCGTAGTGAAGGGGGAG GTCCAAAATGGAGTTTGCATAGTCCGCCCTCCCGGGCACCATGCTGAGCCGGGCGCCGCATGTGGGTTTTGCTTCTTTAACAATGTTGCCTTGGCGGCACGATACGCCCAAAGTCTGCAGAGCCCTTCAGAGCCTCCGCTAAG GGTGATGATTCTGGACTGGGACATCCACCACGGGAACGGGATTCAGCACATGTTCGAGGACGACCCGAG CGTCCTGTACGTGTCGCTCCACCGCTACGATGACGGCACGTTCTTCCCGCGCTCTGAGGACGCCGCGTTCAACAGGGTCGGGAGCGGCCCAGGCGAAGGATTCAACGTGAACATCCCCTGGAATGGTGGAAAGATGGGCGACGTGGAGTACCTGCTGGCATTCCACAGGATTGTCATGCCCATCGCTTACGAG TTCAACCCACAACTAGTTTTGGTCTCTGCGGGATTTGATGCCGCCCGCGGAGACCCGCTCGGAGGCTGCCGCGTCAGTCCGGAGGGCTATGCCCACATGACGCATCTACTGATGGGCCTGGCTGGGGGCAAAGTGGTGCTAGTGCTTGAG GGTGGATACAACCTGACATCCATCTCTGACTCCATGTCCATGTGTACCCGAACGCTGCTGGGTGATACCCCTCCCACCATATCTGACCTGCACGCCCCACGTCCTGCCGCCCTACTTGCCATCTCCAGTGTGCTGGGGGTACATCAGAAGTATTGGCGTACCCTGCGGATAAATG CTGGACCTTCTGTGCCATCCAAGGCGGAGGTCATGCCACCACGTAAGGACATGGAGCCCGGACTATCGTCACCCCAGCGTGGCAGTCTTGGAAAGCAGCTTGTGTCCACAGCGTCTCCTTTGAAGCCGGATCTGGAGGACTTCCTACAAGAACAGTCGCCATTGATGGTCGGAGGTGGTTCACCAAGAGGCAGGACTGCTGTGATCCAGGATGCAGACACCAGGACAAAGGAGGTGCTCGGAGGGGACATTGTGGAGTCTATGAAGGTGGGTCCTGTCTCCAGTCCTGCTCTTCAGGAACGACGGGACGAGGAGGACAAGAACATGGAAGCAGGGCCTGATCAGTCCTATGATGGAGACACTCTGGAGCTGGTCATAGAGCTGCACTTATCCGACAAGACACCAGAGAAGCAGAGGTCCACGCCTGCAGCCGGGGGCTCAGTGGAGGATCTCTTAAGAAACTTGCATCTGGGAGATGTCAAGTCTCCTGATGGTGACAGCTCGCCGGCTGGAGGTGCGAGGAAGAAGACCTCAATAGGGAGACAGTCAGCAGGAGCACAGGTACAGTCCGCCCTTGTGGAGGTGGTAGGGTGGCCCCATAGTcac ctGCATTGTGCACCAAGGTATCTGGAGTCCGTGGACTGCATAGATCTCGCCATGCAATGTGCTCTTATTGACCAATTCCCTTTAAGTAatggatatcccctttaa